From the genome of Pelobacter propionicus DSM 2379, one region includes:
- a CDS encoding site-2 protease family protein: MDDFLLKISVMLVPGMLAITCHEVSHGYIAWHFGDPTARMLGRLTLNPLKHLDPIGTLMIFFIGIGWAKPVPVVFENLRNPKKDMIWVAAAGPITNLVLAALSALLLRGVVALESPDALSPATFIVEPLVLMLAFSVYINLLLSIFNMIPLPPLDGGRVLVGLLPYRQANAWSRLEPYGMLIIIVLVFFTNLFSYVISPLLGAAVHLLAGPQSGLVLGVTSLMMR; encoded by the coding sequence ATGGACGATTTTCTGCTCAAAATCTCGGTCATGCTCGTGCCGGGGATGCTGGCCATCACCTGCCATGAGGTATCCCACGGCTATATTGCCTGGCATTTCGGCGACCCCACGGCGCGCATGCTGGGCAGGCTGACCCTGAATCCCCTGAAGCACCTCGATCCCATCGGCACCCTGATGATCTTCTTCATCGGCATCGGTTGGGCCAAGCCGGTTCCGGTGGTGTTCGAAAATCTGCGCAATCCCAAGAAGGATATGATCTGGGTCGCGGCGGCCGGGCCGATTACCAATCTTGTCTTGGCAGCGCTCTCCGCCCTCCTGCTGCGGGGCGTGGTTGCCCTGGAAAGTCCTGACGCCCTGTCGCCGGCGACGTTCATCGTCGAGCCGCTGGTGCTGATGCTGGCCTTTTCCGTCTACATCAACCTGCTGCTGTCGATCTTCAACATGATCCCGCTGCCCCCGCTGGATGGCGGCCGGGTGCTGGTGGGGCTCCTGCCGTATCGCCAGGCCAACGCCTGGTCGCGGCTCGAGCCCTATGGCATGCTGATCATCATCGTGCTGGTCTTCTTCACCAACCTGTTTTCCTATGTCATATCGCCGCTGCTGGGCGCTGCCGTCCATCTGCTGGCAGGTCCCCAGAGTGGGCTGGTGCTGGGAGTGACCAGCCTGATGATGCGCTGA
- a CDS encoding segregation and condensation protein A produces the protein MSSTSGQQEENLPLEGFQDVYHVRLDKFDGPLDLLLHLIRKNELDIRDIPIADITRQYLEYIRLMKDLNLDVAGDFLLMASTLLQIKSAMLLPLDEQEQEGDEEADPRAELVRRLLEYQRYKEAGTLMGARALLGREVFTRPFCESEIVAAHQEEGPLELELFDLVDAFRSLLSRIPVESFHEVAAADVLSIADSINEILGLLQEREMIAFDELVRDDFTRERVIVTFLALLELCRLRMIRIYQNRDQGSIWFLPAVVEVADDESVADISAI, from the coding sequence ATGAGTTCCACCAGCGGCCAGCAGGAGGAGAACCTTCCCCTGGAGGGTTTCCAGGATGTCTACCACGTGCGCCTGGACAAGTTCGACGGTCCCCTGGATCTCCTGCTGCATCTGATCAGGAAGAACGAACTGGACATCCGCGACATCCCCATCGCCGACATCACCCGCCAGTACCTGGAATACATCAGGCTGATGAAGGATCTGAACCTGGATGTGGCCGGTGATTTCCTGCTCATGGCCTCCACGTTGCTCCAGATCAAATCTGCAATGCTGCTCCCCCTGGACGAGCAGGAGCAGGAGGGGGACGAGGAGGCAGACCCGCGCGCCGAACTGGTGCGGCGCCTCCTTGAGTACCAGCGCTACAAGGAGGCCGGCACTTTGATGGGAGCACGGGCGCTGCTGGGGCGGGAGGTGTTCACCCGCCCCTTCTGCGAATCCGAGATTGTGGCTGCCCACCAGGAAGAGGGACCGCTTGAGCTTGAACTCTTCGACCTGGTGGATGCCTTCCGCTCGCTTTTGAGCCGCATACCGGTGGAGAGCTTCCACGAGGTGGCTGCCGCGGATGTCCTGAGCATCGCCGACAGCATCAACGAGATCCTGGGGCTGCTCCAGGAACGGGAGATGATTGCATTTGACGAACTTGTCAGGGATGACTTCACCCGCGAACGGGTGATTGTAACCTTCCTGGCTCTGCTTGAACTGTGCCGGCTCAGGATGATCCGAATCTACCAGAATCGGGACCAGGGCAGTATCTGGTTCCTTCCCGCCGTGGTTGAAGTAGCCGACGACGAGAGCGTCGCGGACATATCTGCTATCTAG
- a CDS encoding PilZ domain-containing protein translates to MLKYFDKIVRGTEQEDSRVIIQSLKGMIGNNFTLLNYYKEIPVSYDAKLLSVENEMAEFQVHEYQAKVINLERTVMIQSRNTKAFLDDICGEAFYVNSAKKRVIICRFAYAKIRSSLRRFVRVRLDRQIQAELMYEGQFLSGNVKDLSLGGAAIIFDSNDILLPGSEVNLSLKMPDSSRDTITEVGVIATVVDVFGDEAPFTCILEFHPEKHSQQQIAYFINQRQVEIIKELKELVD, encoded by the coding sequence ATGCTGAAGTATTTTGACAAGATCGTCAGGGGAACCGAGCAGGAGGATTCACGGGTCATCATCCAGTCACTGAAGGGTATGATCGGCAATAATTTCACGCTCCTCAACTATTACAAGGAAATCCCGGTATCCTACGACGCGAAACTCCTCAGCGTGGAGAACGAAATGGCCGAGTTCCAGGTTCACGAGTATCAGGCCAAAGTCATCAACCTTGAACGGACGGTCATGATCCAGTCCCGTAATACAAAGGCTTTTCTGGACGATATCTGTGGCGAGGCGTTTTACGTCAACAGTGCCAAAAAAAGAGTCATTATCTGCAGATTCGCCTATGCCAAGATACGCTCCAGTCTGCGCCGTTTCGTGCGGGTTCGTCTGGACCGCCAAATCCAGGCTGAACTGATGTATGAGGGGCAGTTTCTGTCAGGAAACGTAAAGGACCTGTCCTTGGGTGGGGCAGCCATTATCTTCGATTCCAATGACATTCTCCTGCCGGGCAGTGAGGTCAACCTGTCCCTGAAGATGCCGGACAGTTCAAGAGATACTATCACCGAAGTCGGTGTGATTGCGACGGTTGTCGATGTGTTTGGAGATGAGGCCCCCTTTACCTGTATCCTGGAATTTCATCCCGAAAAGCATTCCCAGCAGCAGATAGCCTATTTCATCAATCAGCGACAGGTTGAGATCATCAAGGAGTTGAAGGAACTTGTCGACTGA
- a CDS encoding Tex family protein, whose product MKPNNEQLAKIIEYIIDATGLGRGQVQNCVELLQGGATVPFIARYRKEMTGELDEVRIRDVEEQYVYFRELGERKLTVLNSIEEQGKLTPELRQRIEASSKKTEVEDLYLPFKPKRRTKAIIARERGLEPLADIMAAQELFSGSPEEAAVPFVNPELEIPDAAAALEGAGHILAERLSDDADSRDMVRRLTAEQGVIVSRVAADKKGQVTKFEMYYDYQESLREVPSHRMLAMRRGEKEEVLYLSIVAPQEHILVGLKSRLIRGESVFRPLLERVVEDAYKRLIAPSIEVELRLDSKERADEAAIAVFAQNLRNLLLAPPAGGKRVLGIDPGFRTGSKLAALDATGRFMEHVTIYPHTGEARIHQARQELLRLVETFDIEMIAVGNGTAGREMEIFSRETLAGAGWQIPVVSVSEAGASVYSASEIAREEFPELDLTVRGAISIGRRLQDPLGELVKIDPKSIGVGQYQHDVNQSMLKKALDGVVESCVNYVGVDLNTASWALLSYVSGLGPSLAKAVTRYRDQNGPFSSRTTLMNVPRFGAKAFEQAAGFLKIRNAGHPLDNSAVHPERYALVESMARDLGVSLGHLVADPALTKRIDPKRYLSDGVGLPTLNDILEELMKPGRDPRSQFQTAEFRDDIRKIEDLREGMVLQGVVTNVTAFGAFVDIGVHQDGLVHISHLANRFVKSPHDAVQAGQLVRVKVLSADPKRKRISLSIREAERK is encoded by the coding sequence ATGAAGCCGAATAATGAACAGCTTGCCAAGATCATTGAGTACATCATCGACGCCACCGGACTTGGACGCGGACAGGTGCAGAACTGCGTGGAACTGCTCCAGGGTGGCGCCACCGTGCCGTTCATCGCCCGCTACCGCAAGGAGATGACCGGCGAACTGGACGAGGTGCGCATCCGTGACGTGGAGGAGCAGTACGTCTACTTCCGCGAACTGGGTGAGCGCAAGTTGACGGTGCTCAATTCCATCGAGGAGCAGGGCAAGCTTACGCCGGAGTTGCGTCAACGCATCGAGGCATCGTCTAAAAAGACCGAGGTGGAGGACCTCTACCTCCCCTTCAAGCCCAAACGCCGCACTAAGGCGATCATCGCCCGGGAGCGGGGACTGGAGCCGCTGGCGGACATCATGGCGGCCCAGGAACTCTTCTCGGGGAGTCCCGAGGAGGCGGCTGTCCCCTTTGTTAACCCGGAGCTGGAGATCCCCGACGCGGCAGCGGCCCTGGAGGGGGCAGGCCATATCCTGGCCGAGCGGCTTTCCGATGATGCCGACAGTCGCGACATGGTACGGCGCCTGACCGCCGAGCAGGGGGTGATCGTCTCACGAGTGGCGGCGGATAAGAAGGGGCAGGTCACCAAATTCGAGATGTACTACGACTACCAGGAGTCGCTCAGGGAGGTTCCCTCCCACCGCATGCTGGCCATGCGGCGGGGCGAGAAGGAGGAGGTGCTCTACCTCTCCATCGTCGCGCCCCAGGAGCATATCCTGGTCGGCCTCAAGTCACGGCTGATCAGGGGGGAGAGCGTCTTCAGGCCGCTTCTGGAGCGGGTCGTAGAGGATGCCTACAAGCGGCTGATCGCCCCTTCCATCGAAGTGGAGTTGCGCCTGGATTCCAAGGAGCGCGCCGACGAGGCGGCCATCGCGGTGTTTGCCCAGAATCTGCGCAACCTCCTGCTGGCGCCCCCGGCCGGGGGTAAACGGGTGCTGGGCATCGACCCCGGCTTCCGCACCGGCTCCAAGCTGGCGGCCCTGGACGCTACCGGCCGTTTCATGGAGCATGTCACGATCTACCCCCACACGGGAGAGGCGCGTATTCACCAGGCCCGACAGGAGCTGCTGCGCCTGGTGGAGACCTTTGATATCGAGATGATCGCCGTGGGCAACGGCACCGCTGGCCGCGAGATGGAAATATTCAGCCGGGAGACCCTTGCCGGGGCAGGGTGGCAGATCCCGGTGGTGTCGGTCAGCGAGGCTGGGGCCAGCGTCTACTCCGCCTCGGAGATCGCCCGCGAGGAGTTCCCCGAACTGGACCTGACCGTGCGCGGGGCCATCTCCATCGGCCGGCGTCTGCAGGACCCCCTGGGCGAACTGGTCAAGATCGATCCCAAGAGTATCGGGGTGGGGCAGTACCAGCACGACGTCAACCAGTCAATGCTCAAGAAGGCGCTGGACGGCGTGGTGGAATCCTGTGTCAACTATGTGGGGGTCGATCTGAACACCGCCTCCTGGGCCCTGCTCTCCTATGTCTCTGGCCTGGGACCTTCCCTGGCCAAGGCGGTCACTCGTTACCGCGACCAGAATGGCCCCTTCTCCTCCCGCACTACATTGATGAACGTCCCCCGCTTCGGCGCCAAGGCTTTCGAGCAGGCCGCCGGTTTCTTGAAAATCCGCAATGCAGGGCATCCGCTGGATAACAGCGCCGTCCACCCCGAGCGCTATGCCCTGGTGGAGTCCATGGCCCGGGACCTGGGTGTCTCCCTGGGACACCTGGTGGCCGACCCGGCCCTGACAAAGCGCATCGACCCGAAGCGCTACCTGTCCGATGGCGTCGGCCTGCCGACTCTGAACGACATCCTGGAGGAACTTATGAAACCGGGACGTGACCCTCGCAGCCAGTTCCAGACAGCCGAATTCCGTGATGACATCCGCAAGATCGAGGATCTGCGGGAGGGGATGGTGCTGCAGGGGGTGGTGACCAACGTGACCGCCTTCGGTGCCTTCGTGGACATCGGCGTCCACCAGGATGGGTTGGTGCACATCAGCCATCTGGCCAACCGCTTTGTCAAGAGCCCCCATGACGCGGTCCAGGCCGGCCAACTGGTCAGGGTCAAGGTGCTTTCAGCCGACCCGAAGCGAAAGCGAATCTCCCTCTCTATCAGGGAGGCGGAGCGGAAGTGA
- the trpS gene encoding tryptophan--tRNA ligase, with translation MKERVVSGMRPTGRLHIGHFHGVLENWIRIQDQMECFFFVADWHSLTTEYADTAAIRDNIREMVLDWVAFGLDPEKTVVFRQSLVPHHAELNLILSMITPVSWLERNPTFKEMLDNIQQRDLSTFGFLGYPVLMAADIILYKATRVPVGQDQLPHLEITREIARRFNHLYGQVFPEPAALLTETPKLLGLDGRKMSKSYNNSIYLSDTAEETEKKIKSMMTDPARMRRSDAGDPEVCVAFNLHRIYVPQEQQDEIVPACRNASIGCVECKKILAKYLNERLAPFRAKRVELTQKSDFVDNLLHNGSKRASVISDAVMAEARAALKL, from the coding sequence ATGAAAGAGCGTGTTGTCAGCGGCATGAGGCCCACCGGGCGCCTGCACATAGGTCATTTTCATGGAGTTCTGGAAAACTGGATCAGGATTCAGGATCAGATGGAGTGCTTCTTCTTTGTGGCGGACTGGCATTCATTGACCACGGAATACGCCGATACGGCGGCCATCAGGGACAATATCCGCGAGATGGTGCTGGACTGGGTCGCCTTCGGACTTGACCCCGAAAAAACGGTGGTCTTCCGCCAGAGCCTGGTCCCCCACCATGCCGAACTGAACCTGATACTCTCCATGATCACGCCGGTCTCCTGGCTGGAGCGTAACCCAACCTTCAAGGAGATGCTGGACAATATCCAACAGCGTGACCTCTCCACCTTCGGTTTTCTCGGTTATCCGGTGCTGATGGCCGCCGATATCATCCTCTACAAGGCCACCCGCGTGCCGGTTGGGCAGGACCAGTTACCCCACCTGGAGATCACCCGCGAGATCGCTCGGCGCTTCAACCATCTTTATGGCCAGGTGTTCCCCGAACCGGCCGCCCTGCTGACCGAGACACCCAAGCTCTTGGGGCTTGACGGCCGCAAGATGAGCAAGTCCTACAACAACTCCATCTACCTGTCGGACACGGCCGAGGAGACCGAGAAGAAGATCAAGTCCATGATGACCGATCCGGCCCGCATGCGGCGCAGCGATGCGGGCGATCCGGAGGTGTGCGTAGCCTTTAACCTGCACCGCATCTATGTCCCCCAGGAACAGCAGGACGAGATCGTTCCGGCCTGCCGCAACGCATCCATCGGCTGCGTAGAGTGCAAGAAGATCCTGGCCAAATACCTGAACGAGCGCCTGGCTCCCTTCCGAGCCAAGCGGGTGGAGCTTACCCAAAAGTCCGACTTCGTCGACAACCTCCTCCACAATGGCAGCAAACGGGCGTCCGTCATCTCCGATGCCGTCATGGCGGAGGCTCGCGCAGCCCTGAAGCTGTGA
- a CDS encoding P-II family nitrogen regulator — protein MKKIDAIIKPFKLDEVKEALNEIGIQGITVSEVKGFGRQKGHTELYRGAEYVVDFIPKIKLEIIVSDDMLPKVVEAIEKAAKTGRIGDGKIFVTPVEAVVRIRTGETGEEAL, from the coding sequence TTGAAAAAGATAGACGCGATAATAAAGCCTTTCAAGCTGGATGAAGTTAAAGAGGCCCTGAACGAAATCGGCATCCAGGGAATTACTGTCAGCGAGGTGAAGGGATTTGGCCGCCAGAAAGGGCACACCGAGTTATACCGCGGCGCCGAGTATGTAGTCGACTTCATCCCCAAGATCAAACTTGAGATCATTGTCTCCGACGATATGCTCCCCAAGGTCGTGGAAGCAATCGAAAAAGCCGCCAAGACCGGCCGTATCGGCGATGGCAAGATCTTTGTGACCCCCGTTGAGGCTGTTGTTCGTATCAGGACAGGAGAAACCGGAGAAGAGGCTCTGTAA
- a CDS encoding glutamine synthetase III family protein yields the protein MEIFGQNVFNQDVMRERLPKAVYKNLKKTIDEGLPLDPSIADVVATAMKEWAVERGATHFTHWFQPMTGVTAEKQDSFITPTDNGIVMDFSGKELVKGEPDASSFPSGGLRATFEARGYTAWDCTSPAFLKEEADAITLCIPTAFCSYTGEALDKKTPLLRSMEALSTQALRILRLFGNQTATRVTSTVGPEQEYFLVDKSYFLDRLDLVMAGRTLFGAMPPKGQEMEDHYFGSIKERVVSYMKEVNTELWKLGVTAKTQHNEVAPGQFEVAPIFETTNIATDHNQLVMDVLKRVAIRHDMICLMHEKPFAGVNGSGKHNNWSMSSSDGQNLLDPGKTPHENAQFLTFLMATIKAVDEYAGLLRSSCASAGNDHRLGANEAPPAIISMFLGEQLAEILEQIEKGATKSSKSGSEIKIGVTTLPALPKDTTDRNRTSPFAFTGNRFEFRMLGSTFSISGPNIVINTIIAEALKQFADTLEGSKDFTADLEKLLQETAKKHKRVVFNGNNYSDEWVEEAKKRGLLNIPNTPEALKELVTKEAVDLFVAHKVFTEKELHSRYEIMVEQYVKTLNIEALTMIDMAKHSIMPAATSFATEVAQSISAVAAVSSKIDVSAQTELLEELSNNLSSMNKNVKALEKVLEDALNITDIDTQAAAFRENVFAKMLELRADGDALEKIISADYWPLPTYAEMLFNL from the coding sequence ATGGAGATTTTCGGTCAGAATGTATTCAATCAAGATGTAATGAGAGAAAGGCTGCCAAAAGCTGTTTACAAAAATCTGAAAAAAACCATTGATGAGGGTTTGCCTCTGGACCCATCCATTGCCGATGTGGTGGCAACCGCCATGAAAGAGTGGGCTGTTGAAAGAGGCGCAACACATTTCACCCATTGGTTTCAGCCGATGACCGGTGTCACCGCGGAAAAGCAGGACTCTTTCATTACACCAACCGACAACGGTATTGTTATGGACTTCTCCGGCAAAGAACTGGTGAAGGGCGAGCCGGATGCTTCCTCCTTCCCGAGCGGCGGCTTGAGAGCTACATTCGAAGCCAGGGGGTACACTGCCTGGGATTGCACTTCTCCCGCATTTCTGAAAGAAGAAGCCGACGCCATAACACTCTGCATCCCTACCGCCTTCTGTTCATACACCGGCGAGGCGCTGGACAAGAAGACTCCCCTGCTGCGCTCCATGGAGGCGCTTTCAACCCAGGCGCTGAGAATACTCAGACTCTTCGGCAACCAGACCGCAACCAGGGTAACCTCAACTGTCGGCCCTGAACAGGAATACTTCCTGGTCGATAAGTCCTATTTCCTCGACAGGCTCGACCTGGTTATGGCCGGCAGGACGCTGTTCGGCGCCATGCCCCCAAAAGGGCAGGAGATGGAAGATCACTATTTCGGTTCCATCAAGGAAAGAGTTGTTTCTTACATGAAGGAAGTCAATACCGAACTCTGGAAGCTTGGCGTTACCGCCAAAACCCAGCACAACGAAGTTGCTCCCGGACAGTTTGAAGTCGCCCCGATCTTCGAGACAACCAATATCGCCACCGACCACAACCAGCTGGTTATGGATGTGCTGAAGCGCGTTGCCATCAGGCATGACATGATCTGCCTGATGCATGAAAAACCTTTCGCCGGCGTTAACGGCTCCGGTAAGCACAACAACTGGTCCATGAGCTCCTCTGACGGGCAGAATCTGCTCGATCCGGGTAAAACACCGCACGAAAATGCACAGTTCCTGACCTTTCTGATGGCCACCATCAAGGCTGTCGACGAATATGCCGGGCTCCTGCGTTCATCCTGTGCCAGTGCCGGTAACGACCACCGCCTGGGCGCAAACGAGGCGCCTCCGGCCATCATTTCCATGTTCCTTGGCGAGCAGCTTGCCGAGATCCTCGAGCAGATTGAAAAGGGTGCTACAAAATCCTCAAAAAGCGGCTCCGAGATCAAAATCGGTGTGACCACTCTCCCCGCACTGCCCAAGGATACCACCGATAGAAACAGGACCTCTCCCTTTGCCTTTACCGGTAACCGGTTTGAATTCAGGATGCTCGGCTCCACCTTCTCCATTTCGGGTCCGAATATTGTCATCAATACCATCATTGCCGAGGCGCTCAAGCAGTTTGCCGACACCCTTGAAGGGTCGAAGGACTTTACCGCTGATCTGGAGAAACTCCTCCAGGAGACCGCCAAAAAGCACAAGCGCGTCGTATTCAACGGTAACAACTACTCCGACGAGTGGGTCGAGGAAGCCAAGAAGCGTGGCCTGCTGAATATTCCCAACACCCCCGAGGCTCTCAAGGAGTTGGTGACGAAGGAAGCCGTCGATCTGTTCGTTGCCCACAAGGTCTTCACCGAAAAGGAACTTCATTCCCGTTACGAAATCATGGTCGAGCAGTATGTCAAGACTCTCAATATCGAAGCCCTGACCATGATCGACATGGCCAAGCACAGCATTATGCCTGCAGCCACATCATTTGCAACCGAAGTCGCCCAGTCAATTTCCGCTGTTGCCGCCGTATCCAGCAAGATTGATGTGTCAGCCCAAACAGAGCTGCTGGAAGAGCTCTCCAACAATCTGTCCTCGATGAACAAGAACGTCAAAGCTCTTGAGAAGGTTCTCGAAGACGCATTGAACATCACCGACATCGATACGCAGGCCGCTGCTTTCAGGGAAAACGTGTTTGCCAAAATGCTTGAACTGAGAGCTGACGGCGACGCATTGGAGAAAATTATTTCCGCGGATTACTGGCCTCTGCCGACCTATGCTGAAATGCTGTTCAATCTCTAA
- the glnA gene encoding type I glutamate--ammonia ligase, with translation MTPKQVVEFAKENGALMVDYKFMDFVGTWQHVSVPITEFDEDTFEEGQGFDGSSIRGWQPIHASDMILLPDPTSAKMDPFIAVPTLSLICDIFDPITKEDYTRDPRNIAKKAEMYLKSTGLGDTAFFGPEAEFFIFDDVRFDSGPNQSFYAVDSSEGAWNTGREEFPNLGYKPRFKEGYFPCSPVDSQNDLRNEMVQELQNVGIRVECQHHEVATGGQAEIDMRFSPLVDMADQLQWFKYVIKNVAYRNNKTVTFMPKPLFGDNGSGMHCHVSIWKDGVNLFAGDKYGGLSQMALWYIGGIIKHAKALCAITNPTTNSYKRLVPGFEAPVNIAYSSRNRSAAIRIPMMSTNPKAKRVEYRTPDPSCNGYLAFAALLMAGLDGIENKIDPGQPLDKDIYGLSPEELKSIPSAPGSLEEALNCLKEDHEFLLKGDVFTPDVIEKWIEYKMDAEVNPIRMRPTPLEFSLYYDI, from the coding sequence ATGACTCCGAAACAAGTAGTAGAGTTTGCCAAAGAAAATGGCGCACTGATGGTTGATTACAAATTCATGGACTTTGTGGGAACCTGGCAGCACGTGTCGGTGCCCATCACCGAGTTCGATGAGGATACCTTTGAGGAGGGGCAGGGTTTTGACGGTTCTTCCATCCGTGGCTGGCAGCCGATCCACGCTTCCGACATGATCCTGCTCCCGGATCCGACCTCGGCCAAGATGGACCCCTTCATCGCCGTGCCGACCCTGTCGCTGATCTGCGACATCTTCGATCCCATCACCAAGGAAGACTACACCCGCGACCCGCGCAACATCGCCAAGAAGGCTGAGATGTACCTGAAGTCCACCGGCCTGGGCGATACGGCTTTCTTCGGTCCCGAGGCCGAATTCTTCATCTTCGACGACGTACGCTTCGATTCCGGCCCCAACCAGTCCTTCTACGCCGTTGATTCCTCCGAGGGCGCCTGGAACACCGGTCGCGAGGAATTTCCCAACCTGGGCTACAAACCGCGCTTCAAGGAAGGCTACTTCCCCTGCTCGCCGGTTGACTCCCAGAACGACCTGCGCAACGAAATGGTGCAGGAACTCCAGAATGTTGGCATCCGGGTCGAGTGCCAACACCATGAAGTTGCCACCGGCGGACAGGCCGAGATCGATATGCGCTTCTCTCCGCTGGTCGACATGGCCGACCAGTTGCAGTGGTTCAAGTATGTCATCAAGAACGTAGCCTATCGTAACAACAAGACCGTTACCTTCATGCCGAAACCGCTCTTCGGTGATAATGGTTCCGGCATGCACTGTCACGTCTCAATCTGGAAGGACGGTGTCAACCTGTTTGCCGGTGATAAGTACGGTGGACTCTCCCAGATGGCTCTCTGGTACATCGGTGGCATCATCAAACATGCCAAGGCTCTCTGCGCCATAACCAACCCGACCACCAACTCCTACAAGCGCCTGGTGCCCGGTTTCGAAGCTCCGGTTAATATTGCCTATTCCAGCCGTAACCGTTCAGCGGCCATCCGTATCCCGATGATGTCCACCAACCCCAAGGCCAAGCGCGTCGAGTACCGTACTCCCGACCCCTCCTGCAACGGCTATCTGGCTTTTGCCGCCCTGCTCATGGCCGGCCTTGACGGCATCGAGAACAAGATCGATCCGGGCCAGCCGCTGGACAAGGATATCTACGGTCTTTCTCCTGAGGAACTCAAGAGTATCCCGTCCGCTCCGGGCAGCCTGGAAGAGGCGCTCAACTGCCTGAAGGAAGATCACGAATTCCTGCTCAAGGGCGATGTTTTTACCCCCGACGTCATCGAGAAGTGGATAGAGTACAAGATGGATGCTGAAGTCAACCCGATTCGCATGCGTCCGACTCCGTTGGAGTTTTCCCTGTATTACGATATCTAA
- a CDS encoding mechanosensitive ion channel, with protein sequence METILSQITQMTGSYIPRLVGALLIIIIGWVVALLASGLFRKLLHRITLNRHVAEWISTDEKQPPPELENMISRGLFYLIMLFVLVATFQALGITLITEPINGLLNELFKFTPQILGALIIVVVAWVTAKVLKLVVARGLIAARFDEKLGDKTGMGEAHLALSQTVANAVFWLVMLLFCPAVLSTLNLGGLLNPVQNMLTKILDFLPNIFTAAIILLIGWLVARIIQRIVTSLLEAIGCDNLSEKVGLNRLLGSHRLSSILGLVAYVLIFIPILVASLNTLRLDAVTQPVSRMMELFLMALPNLFAAALILIVSYVVGKLLSDMLTNLLEGLGFNAVLAKLGIGQKIVEGTWAPSVITGKLALAAIMLFASIEASERLGFKIASMLFTQFTVLAGHVLLGIVIFAIGLLLANFTSKIIISTTSSNPRLFSLTARTAIMVLAGAMALRQMGLANEIINLAFGLTLGAIAIAIAIAFGCGGKEIAARELDEWIRSMKDTKP encoded by the coding sequence ATGGAAACGATTCTCAGTCAAATCACACAGATGACCGGTTCATACATCCCTCGTCTCGTCGGAGCGCTGTTGATCATAATCATCGGATGGGTGGTTGCCCTGCTTGCATCGGGACTATTTCGCAAGCTCCTGCATCGGATCACACTCAACAGGCATGTCGCGGAATGGATCAGTACGGACGAGAAGCAACCGCCTCCTGAACTGGAAAACATGATTTCACGGGGTTTGTTTTATCTGATCATGCTTTTTGTTCTCGTAGCCACATTCCAGGCGCTGGGAATCACACTCATAACCGAACCGATCAACGGACTCCTCAACGAATTATTCAAATTCACTCCGCAGATTCTTGGCGCACTGATCATCGTGGTGGTTGCCTGGGTGACAGCCAAGGTTCTCAAACTCGTTGTCGCACGCGGCCTGATCGCGGCCAGATTCGATGAAAAACTGGGTGACAAAACCGGCATGGGTGAAGCACACCTGGCGCTTTCACAAACAGTGGCCAATGCGGTGTTCTGGCTCGTGATGCTGCTCTTCTGCCCTGCCGTACTGAGCACACTCAACTTGGGGGGCCTGCTCAACCCAGTTCAGAACATGTTGACTAAAATTCTGGACTTTCTCCCCAACATCTTTACCGCCGCGATTATCCTGCTGATCGGCTGGCTGGTAGCCCGCATTATCCAGAGGATCGTCACGAGCCTGCTGGAAGCTATCGGTTGCGATAACCTGAGCGAAAAAGTCGGACTCAACAGGCTGCTCGGCAGCCACAGACTATCGTCGATTCTCGGACTGGTTGCCTATGTTCTGATCTTCATCCCCATTCTCGTTGCATCGTTGAACACCTTGAGGCTTGATGCGGTAACTCAGCCCGTAAGCAGGATGATGGAACTGTTTCTGATGGCTCTTCCCAACCTTTTCGCCGCCGCCCTCATCCTGATCGTCTCCTACGTCGTCGGCAAACTGTTGTCCGACATGTTGACCAATCTTCTCGAAGGACTGGGTTTCAATGCGGTGCTGGCAAAACTTGGCATCGGCCAGAAAATCGTGGAAGGAACCTGGGCTCCCTCGGTGATAACCGGAAAACTGGCCCTGGCAGCAATCATGCTGTTTGCCTCCATAGAGGCTTCGGAGCGACTTGGGTTCAAGATCGCTTCCATGCTATTCACCCAGTTTACCGTGCTGGCCGGGCATGTCCTGCTGGGGATCGTGATTTTCGCCATTGGCCTGCTGCTGGCAAACTTCACCAGCAAGATCATAATCTCCACAACCTCATCCAATCCTCGGCTGTTCTCCCTGACGGCACGAACCGCGATCATGGTCCTTGCCGGTGCGATGGCGCTGCGTCAGATGGGACTGGCGAACGAGATCATAAACCTCGCCTTCGGTTTGACCCTGGGTGCCATCGCCATTGCGATCGCGATTGCCTTTGGTTGCGGTGGAAAGGAAATCGCGGCCAGAGAACTGGACGAATGGATCAGGTCGATGAAAGATACAAAACCGTAA